AGAAAAATGTAAGGTGCAGACTATTCGTAGCAGCTGAACAATTAAAAGAGACAGACAGAAAGTTTATAGCTTTCTACAGAATGTCCAAAGAGTCATATGTGGAATTGGTGACGCTGGTTGCTCCATTTATACATAAGGTTGACACAAATATGAGGGAATTTGTGACTGCTGAAGAAAGAATACTCATAACTCTAAGGTATgtatttattgtcaaaatacaaaattagatatCAAGTAATTATTCCAGATTTTGCACATAGAACTGGTTGGCGTCAATGTCCTGCGTAAATTGTGTGTAGTAATTACCAGCGGATGTTGGCGGCGCACTAATATTGCTGCCTGACTGGTGAGAGATTAGTGAAATGCTGGAATGTGGCGACGCTGGTGTGACATCTGATGTGCCTGATATTTCATCAATAAGAGTAAAAAACTTTgcgtttaaattgtttgatttgtgAATCACTGAGTTCTTCCAACTCTGGTATCAAGCTAAGAAGGAACATTTTCAAAGCTTCTTTCTTGTTACTATCGTTTGCGGTAGTACTATTTTCAAGTCGTGCTGTTTTTGCCttaaaatatgcagcaaaacATTGATCTGCTTCGACGGCGGCTTTTTTTCTTCTGCGTTAGGCGTTTTTTTACCTTCATTCGGAATGGACGATGGCTGTGAGCTGGTATGAGGTTGTATTGGTATGATTGGGGATGACCGGGAAGTATTATCCTGTACTATTGACGGCGATTGCGGTGATTCAATTGAAGGATCATCTGGAATATCATCCAATATTTGTGATTCCAATAAAGTTTCGTCGGTATTTACGTCGCTACAGTTAGGAACCTCTGGTAAATTTCCTGTAGAAGGAGGAGCTGATGTTCTTACAAAACGGCAAACAAAACTGCATGGCCTCTGCCAGGTAGTAGGCCTTCTTCTTAGCGCCAGATCCCGAAGGTGAAGGTTTGATTTTTCGCATGAATACTGTCCGGAGATTACGCCACTTGTCTTTGCATTCCGCAGCTGAAAAGAAAAAAGGGATAGCAAAACTTGAATCGGTTGGCCGATGTAAGTTGTAGTATAAAGTAGAAATGCACAATATTGTACGTGTGATAAGTAcactaagtatttatatataatttatgaaaacccGTCAGTAATTATGCTTGTTACATTCAAGCGTTTGTTACAGGTATTTGGCTACAGGATGTTCATTTGTCGCTCTCTCTTTATATTTTGCAAGAGGCGAGAGTACAGTTGGAGTCATTATTAAAGAAACCACGAAAATCATTTGGAATGCATTGCAAGCAACTTACATGCCGGTACCAATAGGTGACCAATGGAAAGTAATTGCGTTTTGAGACATTGTGGAACTTACCAAATTGCCTTGGGGCGTTAGACGGAAAGCATATCCGCATTGAGAAATATCCAAATACTGGttcagaaaattttaactataaaagtttCAATTCAATAATCTTACTCGGATGCTGTGATGCTGATGGTGCTTTCACTATGATAGAACCAGGATATGCTGGACGAAATAACGATGGAGGTGTTTACAAGGTCAGTGCCATGCGATACTGGCTCAACCATGGTGCTTTTCAAACTCCGCCACCCACCCCATTGCGATACGACGACATACAAAGACCATTCCCTTACTACTTCTTGGCAGATGAAGCGTTTCCACTAGCACGCAATGTAATGAGACCATACAATGGAAAATCACTCAAtgatgtaaaaagaatatttaactacagATTAAGCCGAGGAAGAAAATCTATTGAATGCACGTTTGATATGGCTACTGAAAAGTTTGCAGTGTTAAATGGTCCCATAAGATGTCGCAATGCAGAAACAGTAATCGACATCGTAAAAGCCGCTTGTATCCTACACAATTACGTACGTAAAAGAGAAGGTATCGACTATACGCCGGCTACAGTGGAAATAGCTGAAGGACCATGCCCAAGACAGCATCCAATCACTGAACGCTCTTCGGCAGTTACTGTGAGACAATATTTGGCAAGTTACTTCATTTCTCCTCAAGCATCTCTGCCCTGGCAGTGGGAAAAAGCTATAGAATAAATCATTCTTCCAAGTGAAACATCATTGATTGCAAGATGTCGGTTTTGCAAGCCTATAAGGACTCAAGTAAACTGTCAAAACAtacttcaataaaactttgtacattaaattataactatattttgtaactgacttattattaatttcttttaatttaaaattataatacagaagGGCCAAAATCCATGATATTTTAAatgggtaaaatattttacattaccgCCATTATGAAacggtaaaaaatgttttattttctcaagaCTGTATTATCAACCGCATGAATTTTAGTTTCTCACATATACTATAGTACAGACAAAGTATGGTGGTCatgaaaaaattctaattttaaacgGTTTTAAACTGTCAAATTATCGATGATAACGATAGGTCTTGAGATATCAACACTaaacatttttgcttattttgactGA
This genomic stretch from Homalodisca vitripennis isolate AUS2020 chromosome 6, UT_GWSS_2.1, whole genome shotgun sequence harbors:
- the LOC124364092 gene encoding LOW QUALITY PROTEIN: protein ALP1-like (The sequence of the model RefSeq protein was modified relative to this genomic sequence to represent the inferred CDS: inserted 2 bases in 1 codon); this encodes MRRKYWCHPYIEKNVRCRLFVAAEQLKETDRKFIAFYRMSKESYVELVTLVAPFIHKVDTNMREFVTAEERILITLRYLATGCSFVALSLYFARGESTVGVIIKETTKIIWNALQATYMPVPIGDQWKVIXRFETLWNLPNCLGALDGKHIRIEKYPNTGSENFNYKSFNSIILLGCCDADGAFTMIEPGYAGRNNDGGVYKVSAMRYWLNHGAFQTPPPTPLRYDDIQRPFPYYFLADEAFPLARNVMRPYNGKSLNDVKRIFNYRLSRGRKSIECTFDMATEKFAVLNGPIRCRNAETVIDIVKAACILHNYVRKREGIDYTPATVEIAEGPCPRQHPITERSSAVTVRQYLASYFISPQASLPWQWEKAIE